tctctaggaccacaaaaacaaacaaacagacagacaacctcataaaaacattaaaactcaAATAtgcagggctagtgagatggctcagcggttaagagcgccgactgctcttctaaaggtcctgagttcaaatgccagcagccacatggtggctcacaaccctctgtaatgaaatctgactccctcttctggagtgtctgaagacagctacggtgtacttacatataataaataaataaatattaaaaaaaaaccctcaaatatGCTTAGTTAAGTTACAAcgtttttggcttttcaagacaagagtttctttgtgtagacttggctgccttaggtctatagaccaggctagctttgagctcaatctgcctgactctacctcccaagtgccaggattaaagacgCGTGCCATCAGCACCTGGCAAGCATTTTTTATTACAGTATCTttgttcacatgtatgcatgaTGAATACAGAGGTCAGAGATGACTTGTTGGTTTTCTTCATCTACCATATAAATCTAAACTCAGGTTAGGCTTGGTGCCAAAGAGCCCTTACCTATACCATGAGCCACCTCACTCATAACTCAGGTTATGGTGTATCTAATGGAatagcatttgtttgtttgtttgagacagggtttctctgtataacagtccTAGCTGTCTTGCAACTCACTCAGatagatcagattggccttgaactcacagagatccacctgcctctggctcctgagtgctgggattaaaggtgtgtgctaccactgtcTGGTTTAATGGAATAACACTTAATGGAATGGGAATGTCATAAATTTCCcccaaaatatgaaaaaaacccataaaaactaatgtgtatatatgtatgatttttatatacattgatggcacacatatatatatatatatatatatatatatatacacacacacacacacatatatacatatatacatatacatatatatgtatacacacacacatatatatatatacatatgtacatatacatatatatgtatacacacacacacacacacatatatgaatgaatgagatcCGTTGGAACAGGAGCTGCAGagagttgtgagccgccatgtgggtgctgggaactgaacctgggtcctttggaagccaaccagtgctcttaaccactgaactctctctccaacccatgattctatttttaaaagattaaaaattgaaaaaactgAACtctagtggtttttgtttttttttttagataattttcttctcctttattattaaaagaaattttgcatgtgatatattttattgtgtttctctATCCCCAAacttcatgctttcttttttattttttgtaattatcttatttttttattagatattttctttatttacatttcaaatgctatcccgaaagttccctataccctccccccacctctgctcccctaccttccctggccttcccctgcactgggtcatataaagtttacaagaccaaggggcctctcttcccaatgatggccaattaggtcatcttctgctacatatgcagctagagacacgagctctgggggtactggttagttcatattgttattccacctatagggttgcagacccctttagctccttgggtactttctctagctcctccattgggggccctgtgttccgtctaatagctgactgtgagctgaACTCTAGTGTTTTAAACACAAGGGGACCGTAATTGAGAATTAGGAgtagtgccaggcagtggtggcctacacctttaatcccagcacttgggagacagaggcaggtggatttctgagtttgaggacagcctggtctacagagtgagttcaggacagccagggctacgcagagaaaccctgtctcgaaaaacaaaaacaaaaacaaaaaaattggggAGTAGTTCCCcctgggagaaaggggagggagacacTTGTCAGGCCTTTTGGATGTAGTGGTTTGTACTTTCCAACTGCTTTCTTATGTCATTGGTTGTATTAGAATttttcaagtatatatatatctatgttACATCTTAAAAAGTAAGTTGGGTATCAGTTTTAGACTTTGGCTCTAGCTCGTTCTGTTATGCTTTTAGGGTTTTAGTTTTCTACTTCCTCTGTCTCATTCTTTTGCTGTAGGTTTAGATTAAATAGAAAAACTATAGATGCTGTATATAGGTGTGGTAGGACATTTGACAGCATAGCACTGGGCATTTGATAGCATTGAGGACCACCATGCAATGTAAATAGTTTGACAAGATGTGCTGAGCATCTGCTGTGTGGCTGGCATGTTCAGTGTTGTGGGCCATAAAGCAGTGCAGAGCCCAACAAAGAGCTTCAGATAAGGGTCACTCTTCCTACCCCACTTTGCCCTCCATGATGGCCATGATGGAACTGTGAGCAAAAATACACCtttcttcccttaaaaaaaaaaaaaaaaaaaaagataagggtCACTAGCAGAAATCCTAGTTGCAAACAAGGGACAGGAGTAGTGTGATAGTTCACCATTATAGCACTTGCTTGCCTGGCGTGTGCAAGTGTCTGCATTCAGGTCTCCGTACAATACACATAAGAGAGATACCAGCTGAAGGAGAagtgactggatggatggatgaattaaTAGAACTGATCAAATATAAAGTACTAGTTATTTAGTAGAGATAAAATCAGGTAGGGAGGGACTGAGGAGATGATTCAATGGGTAATAGTGCCTGATAACCTCAATTTAAGTACCACAACCAATTCCAGATgcatggtgcacatctgtaatcccagcactcttgcAATGAGATGGGATATGTAGACAGGAGAACTGGGCAGAAGCTTGAGGTTCAGCTATCCTGGAGTATGCTGTGCAGCAGAAACTAGAAAGGCTGCTTCAACGCCGTGGAAGTGGAGAACTGATGTTTgaagcttgtcctctgacctccacacattcacTAATCTTGGCATGTAtgtgggcatgcatgcacacacagcactctggaggcaaaagcaggtgggtctctgtgagtttgaagccagcctggtctacagaacatgttccagggcagccagggttacatagagaaagtctgtcttgaaaaacaaaaaaccaagggactggagatatggctcagtggttaagagcactgactgctcttccagaggtcctgagttcaatttccagcaaccacatggtggttcacaaccatctgtaatgggatccaatgtcctcttctggtgtgtctaaagacaccaacagtgtactcataaataaaataaataaatctttaaaaaaaagaaaaagaaaagaaaaacaaaaaaccaaatatagTTCAACAATCTAGCTGTATTTATTCAGTCTCACATTAGCAAGCTAGCACTTGCTGTAAGTCTTTTTGTCTGcctttcatttcatctttttcaCAAAGCTGATCTAGGATTGAAGTTCAGGAGATGGTAACTTGTCTGTCAAATAGTATTCGACTTGAGAGTGCTTGGTGTGTGTGGAGTGAGCCCAGTGGAAAGTACACTTTGCCACAGCTGTACATGCTTGAAGCTCTCAGAGAGCCCAGATGAACGTAAATGCCAGAACACAGTGTAGCTTCCTGTTGTGGTGTGGAACTCTGCCAGCTTTGGCAGACATCCCCCCTTCAAGTCACCTCTGCTTTCACTCTCTTTACAGGGTCCCTGGTTCTCAGCAGTTTGGGCCTCCATTGGCCCCTGTGGTCAGCCAGCCAGCTGTGCTTCAGCCCTATGGCCCTCCCCCCACAAGTACACAGGTGACTGCACAGCTGGCCGGAATGCAGATCAGTGGTGCTGTGGCCCAAGCCTCTCCCCCTTCTGGGTTGGGCTATGGTAAGTAGTTGTGGGACCAGGACACTATCATCCACTTTTCAGAAATTTGGGTCctagaaatttttatttccttcacctttgAACCCTAGATGCAGGGACagtcttttgatttgttttttgatttgtttgtgtttatttatttgttattttgttgatgGGAGCAGAAACTACCGAATAGGGCAGAATGACTCCACCTCTACCTCTTCTGTCTCTTAGGTCCACCAACATCATTGGCCTCAGCCTCAGGAAATTTCCCTAATTCTGGTCCATATGGCTCCTATCCTCAGAGCCAGGCTCCTCCCCTTAGCCaggctcaaggtcatcctggagTCCAGCCTCCCCTTCGATCTGCTCCACCACTGGCTTCCAGCTTCACATCCCCAGCTTCAGGTGGTCCTCAGATGCTTTCCATGACTGGTCTACTCCCGCCTGGACAGGGCTTTGGGAGTCTTCCAGTGAACCAGGCTAACCACGTGTCCtcgcctcctgctcctgctctgcccCCAGGCACCCAGATGACTGGGCCCCCAGTACCACCGCCACCACCTATGCACCCCCCTCAGCAGCCGGGTTATCAGCTGCAGCAGAATGGTGAGCTTTTCCCAGCATCTGGCTAGAAGTCAACCTTTGTTCCAGCCattgagagtttttgttttggtaCTGCCTGCTAAGTAAACCAGATGGGACAGCTATTGCTAGGATATGAGATTATAAGACATTTCTCATGCCTCTTAGTTCATTCACATAGTGTGGCCTTTCTTTGAGTGGCTTCCCCAGGCACTACTCAACCTCATAATCTGTCTCAGAGGGTCTGGTTATTTTCTTGAGGCTTtaagaagagatagggaagggatTTTGTATTTGTCAACCTTGTGCCATTGTTTCTCAGGTTCCTTTGGGCCAGCTCGAGGCCCTCAACCTAATTATGAGAGCCCATACCCTGGAGCACCTACCTTTGGCAGTCAGCCTGGGCCTCCCCAGCCATTGCCTCCTAAGCGCCTGGACCCTGATACCATCCCCAGCCCTGTAAGTAGGGGTTCATGGTCTTGGGAAGATACGTTGTGGACCAGAGGAGCAGATTGACCTAGATGACACATTTGCTTGGCATTTTTGACAACATTCCAATTTCAACCATCTTCTTGAAGAAGCATTTGAAATAGACTTGAAGTTCCCAAAGTCTTTAAGGCAGTTTAACTCAACAGCTATACAGGGAAGAAGGAAACCAAGAGTGATCAGGATGTGATAGAGCTTTGGGTTGAGGGCATTGTTCTGTGGCTCttagacaataataataataataataataataataataatggctcTTGGacataataacaacaataacaacaacaataataataataacatggtCATCTTTGTCCTTCTGTGGAGTAGTGGCCATGTCTCACTCCCTTAGATCTAGTAGGACAACATTCTGTTGCTCCTCAGAGCAGGTAGGAGCTCTCTGGTATTAGGTGATCAGAGCAGGAAAGTCTCACTGGTTTCTCTTTGCTCCTGTGTAGGCAGTGTTGTAGGGTGATGCCCCCCTACCCCCAGTACTATTGACTGGCAGGTCCCAATCACAGCATAAAAGGCAGGGTGCATATAAAGTCCAATGCGGTTTGTCCCGTCAAGCTGCTGGAATGCTCACCCCTTTCTTAACAGACGCAGGTAGGGTAGTTCTTTCACATAGGGCCTGCTTTATATCCTGTCTGTAACATTGATGTCAGTTACCTCTTCATACTTAGTCATTGTCATATTCCATTcgttctcttccctcttcctttgggGAACTACCATGGTGAGGAAGCTTATTGTCTAAGGGGAACCCAGGAGGGCTGACAGgttcttccctcccccactccacttctctcttccactgaggcatCTCCTAGCACGAAAGTCCTTAGGTACAGGTTTGACCTTCCAGGGAACTTTCTGTTCTTCAAGATTTTGTCCCATTAGGGCCTCCTTAGAGAGTCCTGCTTGCCTCCTGCTTGTTGTACCTGAGCTTATCTTGCTCCGTTGTAGTCTGAGTCACTGAGGCCTCCTTGTGAGGCCTCTGTTCGGCTAGAGAGACTTGGAATTCCAGATCCACTGGGTCCCTGACTTCTTCAGTCTGAGCTAGAATCCAGCTCTTCATGTCTGATTCGCCAGGGTTAGAGAAGTAACACCTGCCTCTCGTTCTTTTGTCTCCTCCTGTGCATCTCTGCTGCCTTTATTATTAAAACCCTAAAGCAACTTAACGAGCTGCCTCCTCAGCAGAAAACCAGGCACAGAATAGACCCTGATGCCATTCCTAGTCCAGTAAGTGCAGGGGGTGGGAGTCCATGCTTGTCACCCTGTGTTAGTGTCACTCATGCATGCCTGTAACTTCACCTCATCCACCATGTCCATCCCTTCCATTCTCCTCCCTGAGCACTTCTAGATCCTTGCTTTTATAAGCTGAAGGATATGCATGCCCCAACTCACAATGTCCGGAAGGAATAGCGAACTGTTAGCAGTGCCTGGAGTCTGGGTGGTGGATGGCCAGCCTCGAAGGGTGGGCCCTGGAGCATGTTACGCTTTGGTTTTAGTCCTGCTGGCTCCTCCAGGAGCCTGTGTGTGGCATGTGCTGGAACCAGACAGAGTTGAGCAGCAGATCCTTCCAGTTTGGTATGAGGAGAAATGTTGTAATGGGTGGCTATGAACATAGAGGTTCATAGCATTTCTTACAGGGGAAGAGATTTCTTGCTTTGGGAGAGTGTGGGCTACCTTCTCATTTGAGGAGTTTTAGACTTTGGTTTATCTGTAAGCTTCAACTCTTTCTGCTGCGGGGTATAGTCTTATTTGCCCTTTACTTTTTCTGGTTTTATCAAACTCATCTTGAAGTAAATGACCAAAGGTCACCAGCCTGAACAAGGGTCTGACTACCAGCTTTGCATAtcctttttgtgtttgttctccTCAATGTCTTGTCTCGAGTAGAGGTTTGAGGACTGGGCCATAAGGATCGGGCACTCACCCTTTCCTATATGGACCCATTGATGCTCACCTGGAAGGAAGGCAGCATTTGCTTCCTTACCTTGCCTGATCATTTCTGCCTGTTTAATTCTCTCCTCCCTGTGTTCCTTGTTAATTTCATTGAGTTTAGAACCATTCCGGGTAGATTCATTTCTATATGAGTTCCTGTCTTCTGTTCTCCTTGCTCTGACTCAGTGTATCTtatgaagaggaagggagggaaaggtttGATGGAGAATGGAATCCAATCATGTCTTATCATGATAAGCTTTTCTGGAGTGGAACAAATAAAAGGGTACTCACAAATGATTGGAGGCCAGGGGGTGGCTTATCAGAAAGTCCATTCTCACCAAGGCCTACCCAGCATCTCCTGCTAGCTGCTGCGAAGTGGAAGGTCAGTATTGTGGCATTTGATAAAGTCTTCAAAAGGAGAGCATGCCTGGTGCATGGAGTGGTTTTTGGCAAATTACCTGTTCTTGTGCTACCTGCTCTGGCCTGCTTTTGTCCACTACCTGTTTTTATCATCCCACTCAGTTCACTTCTTTCCTACAGATTCAGGTTATTGAAGATGATAGAAACAACCGGGGTTCAGAGCCATTTGTTACTGGTGTACGGGGACAGGTGCCACCTTTAGTCACCACCAATTTCCTGGTGAAAGACCAAGGTGAGAGGAACTTGAGTGTCTGTTTCCTTATGGCAGTTAATTCTCTAAAGCTATCAGCTATGGATCATGCTTTTGTCTGTCTTAAACCAGAGACCAGACCCTCCCACCTTACCTCAGTCCTTCAGGGTCTAAAAGCTACTGCCAACTCTTAACATTTGTGGAGGTGGAGTGACTCACCAATGAAGAGCTGGTATCCAGACGGCTTCTGTGATGTGACTCAAATCTTCTACCTTTTTCAGGGAATGCAAGTCCCCGTTACATTCGATGCACATCCTATAATATCCCTTGTACTTCTGACATGGCTAAACAGGCTCAGGTGCCTCTGGCCGCTGTCATTAAACCACTGGCAAGGCTGCCTCCAGAGGAGGTAAGTCTGGGAAGGGGCTGGAATACAatgaaaggggatggggaggatgtGATTTCTTTCTAGATGGGATTCTGGCTGGCATGGAAGTCATCTTGGTGTTGGGCAGGAGGGGACAGACATTATCTTTGGTATCTTTCTTTCCCACCTGGTAGCAGTAGTTAGGGTGAAAGCAAAGGCCAACAAACTTACTCTGTGAGACCAGGGTTCAtagaagggaaaatgaaaagaaccaGAGCCTACTGTGTGTGGAGGGTCACACCTGTAATTGTAGCCCTtaggaagctgaaacaggaggcCATAGAATTCCAGCACAGCCTACCCACATAGTAAACTCCATCTCAAAGAGTTAGCCCTGGTATTCATgaagcagaagtaggcagatctctgtgatgaAGCCATCCAGGGCTATATCGTGAaataccctgtcttaaaacaaaacaggtagGGCCAGCCTAATTTCTGCAGGCAAGACAGCTGGATGTGTGCCGGGTtaggtggcgcatgtctttaatcccagcactcgggaggcagaggcaggcggatttctgagtttgaggccagcctggtctacagagtgagttccaggacagccaggattacacagagaaaccctgtctcgaaacaaacaaacaaacaaacaaacaaaaaagacagctGGATGTAGGAACTTCTAATGTGGTCACATATCTGGATGATGACAAGTCTGTtactctgttgtgtgtgtgtggtttttttttgtttgtttgttatttttttcttttggtttggttttggtttttcgagacagggtttctctgtatagctctggctgtcctggaactcaatctgtagaccaggctggccttgaactcagaaatccacctgcctctgcctcccgagtgctgggattaaaagcatgtgccagtAATCCTGGCaaaaaaatttgtaaaaattaGGTAGCTGTTTATTTAGGTATTGACGACCTAATGTACTTAAAAAGAGTTTTCTAGAACTGTACCATCAAGGCACAGTGTATGTTCTgccttctcattttctgtgtGGGTTGCTAGTGAGGATGGTTGGATGCTGTTCTTGTGTTTGTAAGATATCTTCAGGACAACAGTAGGGGTCACAGAATTCTCTCGTGCGTGATGGGGGAAAGTATCATAGATATACAGGGACAGAAGCAGAAGTCATCTCCAGGACNGGAGGAGCCATCCTGTAGAATCTTCGGCTTTCTTTTCATATACTCATGGCAGTCCCTGGCTTGCTATGACCAGTTTCATAGGCCATCTTCCTTTGTAAgaagaaatgaatgcattttgGGATAGAAAATGAAGAGAGTGAGCTGGAGTTTTTTCCAGTTCTTATCATTGTTCTCATTTCCTTCACTGAATTCAGGCAGAATACCTGAGCCATGCTGCCTCTCCCTCCAGTCTGTGTCATATGTTGACATATGTCTGTATCTGACATATCTCTGTAACCTCCCTCcatctcagtctcttctctttgttccttAGGCTTCACCGTATGTTGTGGATCATGGCGAATCTGGCCCCCTGCGCTGTAATCGCTGCAAAGCATACATGTGCCCTCTCATGACTTTCATCGAGGGAGGGAGGCGCTTCCAGTGCTCCTTCTGCAGTTGTATCAATGATGGTATGTTGTGATGGCTGAGCTTTGGGGCAAGGCTGGCATCCACATCGTTCTCTCTCACATTAGGTAGATGAGGGAGCATTTCTCAGGAGCTGGAAGAAGGCACAAGGGAGGACGGGTATTGGAATGATGTGAGGGGCTTAGCTAGGAGTTGGCATACTTGGGCTGAGGATGAATATTTTGAATAACATACTGCATCTTCCCCACAGTCCCCCCCCAGTATTTTCAACATCTGGATCATACCGGCAAACGCGTGGACGCTTATGACCGTCCTGAGCTGTCTCTGGGATCTTATGAATTCTTGGCTACTGTAGATTACTGTAAGGTAAAGGAAAGTGGTTGGAGAGGAAGAGTGGGTAGAGCATTGTGAAAGCCCAAATCAGCTGTTAGTGTTTTCCTTACTCTGGCACGGTCCTCTTTGAATTGCCTGCTTACTGTTTCCCTGTTCCCTCAACATTTCCTTCCTCCACAGAACAATAAATTCCCTAGTCCTCCTGCCTTCATCTTTATGATTGATGTCTCCTACAATGCCATCAGAACTGGTCTTGTTCGGCTCCTCTGTGAGGAGCTCAAGTCACTCTTAGACTACCTGCCTAGGTGAGAGTTGAGGAAGTACTGCTTCCTTTTGGTTAATGGTGGGTGTTTGGGTTAACTGAGCAAGTGGAACATTGTGTCATAGAATTGTGGGAGGTAAAGAAGGTGGCCAGTCTGGGGACAGTCTGGGTAACAGTGTCACCTTCCACAGGGAGGGTGGAGCAGAAGAGTCAGCAATCCGAGTTGGCTTTGTCACCTATAATAAAGTGCTCCACTTCTACAATGTGAAAAGCTCCTTGGCTCAGCCACAGATGATGGTCGTATCTGATGTAGCTGACATGTTTGTGCCACTGCTGGATGGCTTCCTAGTCAATGTCAGTGAGTCTCGGGCTGTTATCACCAGGTAAGAGCCAGGTGGTGGAGACGAGATTTTGGGGAGGTACAACTGCAGAAGGCCCGGGAGTTGCAGAGTGGTTAGTAGATGGCCAGAGGTGTCAGTCTGGGAGCCAGATAACTATTCAGGAAATTGAGAATGGAGGCAGTTAAAATCTGGGTGGCAATTTTGGTTGTCTGCTATCATCTGTCTTTTCAGCTTATTGGATCAGATTCCAGAAATGTTTGCAGatacaagagagacagagacagtattTGCTCCAGTTATCCAGGCTGGGATGGAAGCTCTGAAGGTAAGGCAGAAGTTCCTGGCAACCTCCTCTCGCTTTCCTCTGATGATGTTATCTACTGGATTGATAACTGTCAACTCGTGTCACACAGTTGGTGCTTAAtgaacaacaaagaaacagatgagCGAATAATGGAAGAATAAAGGGAGGATAACTGAGTCGTTTATCTTTGTTCTTAGGCTGCTGAGTGTGCAGGAAAGCTCTTTCTGTTCCACACATCCTTGCCCATtgcagaggccccagggaagCTGAAGAATAGAGATGATAGGAAGTTGATCAACACAGACAAGGAGAAGGTGACTCAAGATGGGAGGGGCATTTCATTATAGAGGAAGACTTTCCCATGTCAACTCTTCAGTGCCACCCAGTGGACTAGGATTACATTTTGCCCATTTGCAATTGCCAAACCGATCACAAGATTCTTGGTTGACTTGACTAGAatcttccctttttctctttcatgttttGCTTGAGATGGGTCTAGCTCTGTACcctaagctggcctggaactcactaagtagtccaggctggcctcacacctgTAGTGATCttggctctgccttctgtgtgctgggattataggtgtgcccAATTACACCCTgcaccttttccttttctcttttttcttcccttcttttcccttcccatctctattcttccttttctttccaactttctcCTACTGTTAGCAATGCAAGGTGGTAGGTCTGAAGTTTTGAAACTATGAGTTTCTCATTTTACATATACAATTCTCAAGTTGGGCAAAGCTTTTTgacatttcttctcttccctttcagaCCCTGTTTCAGCCTCAGACAGGTACCTATCAGACTCTGGCCAAAGAGTGTGTGGCCCAAGGCTGCTGTGTggacctcttcctcttccctagcCAATATGTCGATGTGGCCACACTCTCTGTTGTTCCCCAGCTCACTGGAGGCTCTGTCTACAAATATGCCTGCTTCCAGGTATAGATTCTGGGTGTGGAAATAACTGCTTATATGTAGAGTGACTCTTTAGCTGTTAACTTATTAGTGGTGTGTGAAGTTGAGCCCAGGGTATAGTGGTTACCTAACCACTATAGGTTTTAAAGTCAATCCTGGGTTGATAGGCTCCCACTTACTGGCCAAGAATATGCATTTGCTCATCTTTTGTTCTTTCATCTGCAAAGTAGAGTTTACTAACTAGGATTTATCTAcagaatgaaataattatatgtaaGGCACTCTGTGTGCTACCTGCTATGTCATTGTCACTGTCATCCTTGTTTTTGCTGTGGCTTTTAGAGGGAAGGGGTGCAGGGAGACTGATTGCAGGGTGAGCTGTGTGGTCAGTGATGTGACTTTGGGCATGGACTGCAGGTGGAAAATGACCAGGAACGGTTCTTGAGTGACCTGCGTCGGGATGTACAGAAGGTGGTTGGCTTCGATGCTGTTATGCGGGTTCGGACAAGTACTGGTGAGTTCTCGTTGAGGTTAAATCTGGTTGAGACATAGGTCCTACCTTTAGCCCTAACCTGTCCCCATGGCCTCAGGTATCCGTGCTGTAGATTTCTTTGGCGCTTTCTACATGAGCAATACAACAGATGTGGAATTGGCTGGACTAGATGGAGACAAGACAGTGACTGTGGAATTCAAGCATGATGACCGACTCAATGAAGAGAATGGAGCCCTACTGCAGGTGGCAGGcgggagacaggggcaggggaCAGAAGTTGGGGTACATTCAATGGGAAGATAAGGGCTGGGTAAAATTGTGAGGGAGGGGTGCGAGTtccccatttctccctttccctagTG
The sequence above is drawn from the Mus pahari chromosome 8, PAHARI_EIJ_v1.1, whole genome shotgun sequence genome and encodes:
- the Sec24c gene encoding protein transport protein Sec24C isoform X4, translated to MNVNQSAPPVPPFGQNQPIYPGYHQSSYGGQPGPAAPATPYGAYNGPVPGYQQAPPQGVPRAPPSSGVPPASAAQVPCGQTTYGQFGQGDIQNGPSSTAQMQRVPGSQQFGPPLAPVVSQPAVLQPYGPPPTSTQVTAQLAGMQISGAVAQASPPSGLGYGPPTSLASASGNFPNSGPYGSYPQSQAPPLSQAQGHPGVQPPLRSAPPLASSFTSPASGGPQMLSMTGLLPPGQGFGSLPVNQANHVSSPPAPALPPGTQMTGPPVPPPPPMHPPQQPGYQLQQNGSFGPARGPQPNYESPYPGAPTFGSQPGPPQPLPPKRLDPDTIPSPIQVIEDDRNNRGSEPFVTGVRGQVPPLVTTNFLVKDQGNASPRYIRCTSYNIPCTSDMAKQAQVPLAAVIKPLARLPPEEASPYVVDHGESGPLRCNRCKAYMCPLMTFIEGGRRFQCSFCSCINDVPPQYFQHLDHTGKRVDAYDRPELSLGSYEFLATVDYCKNNKFPSPPAFIFMIDVSYNAIRTGLVRLLCEELKSLLDYLPREGGAEESAIRVGFVTYNKVLHFYNVKSSLAQPQMMVVSDVADMFVPLLDGFLVNVSESRAVITSLLDQIPEMFADTRETETVFAPVIQAGMEALKAAECAGKLFLFHTSLPIAEAPGKLKNRDDRKLINTDKEKTLFQPQTGTYQTLAKECVAQGCCVDLFLFPSQYVDVATLSVVPQLTGGSVYKYACFQVENDQERFLSDLRRDVQKVVGFDAVMRVRTSTGIRAVDFFGAFYMSNTTDVELAGLDGDKTVTVEFKHDDRLNEENGALLQCALLYTSCAGQRRLRIHNLALNCCTQLADLYRNCETDTLINYMAKFAYRAVLSSPVKTVRDTLITQCAQILACYRKNCASPSSAGQLILPECMKLLPVYLNCVLKSDVLQPGAEVTTDDRAYVRQLVSSMDVAETNVFFYPRLLPLTKSPLDSTAEPPAVRASEERLSSGDIYLLENGLNLFVWVGASVQQGVVQSLFNVSSFSQITSGLSVLPVLDNPLSKKVRGLVDSLRAQRMRYMKLIVVKQEDKLETLFKHFLVEDKSLSGGASYVDFLCHMHKEIRQLLS
- the Sec24c gene encoding protein transport protein Sec24C isoform X5 — translated: MNVNQSAPPVPPFGQNQPIYPGYHQSSYGGQPGPAAPATPYGAYNGPVPGYQQAPPQGVPRAPPSSGVPPASAAQVPCGQTTYGQFGQGDIQNGPSSTAQMQRVPGSQQFGPPLAPVVSQPAVLQPYGPPPTSTQVTAQLAGMQISGAVAQASPPSGLGYGPPTSLASASGNFPNSGPYGSYPQSQAPPLSQAQGHPGVQPPLRSAPPLASSFTSPASGTQMTGPPVPPPPPMHPPQQPGYQLQQNGSFGPARGPQPNYESPYPGAPTFGSQPGPPQPLPPKRLDPDTIPSPQLNELPPQQKTRHRIDPDAIPSPIQVIEDDRNNRGSEPFVTGVRGQVPPLVTTNFLVKDQGNASPRYIRCTSYNIPCTSDMAKQAQVPLAAVIKPLARLPPEEASPYVVDHGESGPLRCNRCKAYMCPLMTFIEGGRRFQCSFCSCINDVPPQYFQHLDHTGKRVDAYDRPELSLGSYEFLATVDYCKNNKFPSPPAFIFMIDVSYNAIRTGLVRLLCEELKSLLDYLPREGGAEESAIRVGFVTYNKVLHFYNVKSSLAQPQMMVVSDVADMFVPLLDGFLVNVSESRAVITSLLDQIPEMFADTRETETVFAPVIQAGMEALKAAECAGKLFLFHTSLPIAEAPGKLKNRDDRKLINTDKEKTLFQPQTGTYQTLAKECVAQGCCVDLFLFPSQYVDVATLSVVPQLTGGSVYKYACFQVENDQERFLSDLRRDVQKVVGFDAVMRVRTSTGIRAVDFFGAFYMSNTTDVELAGLDGDKTVTVEFKHDDRLNEENGALLQCALLYTSCAGQRRLRIHNLALNCCTQLADLYRNCETDTLINYMAKFAYRAVLSSPVKTVRDTLITQCAQILACYRKNCASPSSAGQLILPECMKLLPVYLNCVLKSDVLQPGAEVTTDDRAYVRQLVSSMDVAETNVFFYPRLLPLVRTKSPLDSTAEPPAVRASEERLSSGDIYLLENGLNLFVWVGASVQQGVVQSLFNVSSFSQITSGLSVLPVLDNPLSKKVRGLVDSLRAQRMRYMKLIVVKQEDKLETLFKHFLVEDKSLSGGASYVDFLCHMHKEIRQLLS
- the Sec24c gene encoding protein transport protein Sec24C isoform X3, with product MNVNQSAPPVPPFGQNQPIYPGYHQSSYGGQPGPAAPATPYGAYNGPVPGYQQAPPQGVPRAPPSSGVPPASAAQVPCGQTTYGQFGQGDIQNGPSSTAQMQRVPGSQQFGPPLAPVVSQPAVLQPYGPPPTSTQVTAQLAGMQISGAVAQASPPSGLGYGPPTSLASASGNFPNSGPYGSYPQSQAPPLSQAQGHPGVQPPLRSAPPLASSFTSPASGGPQMLSMTGLLPPGQGFGSLPVNQANHVSSPPAPALPPGTQMTGPPVPPPPPMHPPQQPGYQLQQNGSFGPARGPQPNYESPYPGAPTFGSQPGPPQPLPPKRLDPDTIPSPIQVIEDDRNNRGSEPFVTGVRGQVPPLVTTNFLVKDQGNASPRYIRCTSYNIPCTSDMAKQAQVPLAAVIKPLARLPPEEASPYVVDHGESGPLRCNRCKAYMCPLMTFIEGGRRFQCSFCSCINDVPPQYFQHLDHTGKRVDAYDRPELSLGSYEFLATVDYCKNNKFPSPPAFIFMIDVSYNAIRTGLVRLLCEELKSLLDYLPREGGAEESAIRVGFVTYNKVLHFYNVKSSLAQPQMMVVSDVADMFVPLLDGFLVNVSESRAVITSLLDQIPEMFADTRETETVFAPVIQAGMEALKAAECAGKLFLFHTSLPIAEAPGKLKNRDDRKLINTDKEKTLFQPQTGTYQTLAKECVAQGCCVDLFLFPSQYVDVATLSVVPQLTGGSVYKYACFQVENDQERFLSDLRRDVQKVVGFDAVMRVRTSTGIRAVDFFGAFYMSNTTDVELAGLDGDKTVTVEFKHDDRLNEENGALLQCALLYTSCAGQRRLRIHNLALNCCTQLADLYRNCETDTLINYMAKFAYRAVLSSPVKTVRDTLITQCAQILACYRKNCASPSSAGQLILPECMKLLPVYLNCVLKSDVLQPGAEVTTDDRAYVRQLVSSMDVAETNVFFYPRLLPLVRTKSPLDSTAEPPAVRASEERLSSGDIYLLENGLNLFVWVGASVQQGVVQSLFNVSSFSQITSGLSVLPVLDNPLSKKVRGLVDSLRAQRMRYMKLIVVKQEDKLETLFKHFLVEDKSLSGGASYVDFLCHMHKEIRQLLS